One Nitrospira sp. DNA window includes the following coding sequences:
- a CDS encoding B12 binding domain of Methylmalonyl-CoA mutase, which produces MAVAATPIRVLIGKVGLDGHDRGVKLVARALRDAGVEIIYTGLHQTPEQIVATAIQEDVQAIGLSIHSGAHNSLFPRVLELLKEQGATDMTLFGGGIIPDDDVPRLKAAGVRMLFRPATPMQEIVDFVKGLRVEH; this is translated from the coding sequence ATGGCAGTAGCGGCGACACCCATCCGGGTCTTGATCGGCAAGGTGGGATTGGACGGGCATGACCGGGGCGTCAAGCTCGTCGCCCGTGCGCTCCGCGATGCGGGGGTGGAGATCATCTATACGGGACTCCATCAAACCCCGGAACAGATCGTGGCGACCGCGATCCAGGAAGACGTACAGGCCATCGGCCTCAGCATCCATTCCGGCGCCCATAACTCGCTGTTTCCCCGTGTGCTGGAACTGCTGAAGGAACAGGGCGCAACGGACATGACGCTGTTCGGCGGAGGCATCATTCCAGATGACGATGTGCCGCGGCTGAAAGCAGCCGGGGTCCGGATGCTCTTTCGGCCTGCCACGCCGATGCAGGAGATCGTGGATTTCGTAAAGGGACTTCGTGTCGAACATTGA
- a CDS encoding beta-lactamase-like protein → MKLGAFEIYPVTDGRFRLDGGAMFGVVPKVLWERCCPADELNRIPLSLTCLLIRAHGKNILVDTGLGDKDDVKFRNMFAVERTPTLQESLTGHGLGRDDIHLVINTHLHFDHAGGNTAGNGSGSLRSAFPNATYYVQRGEYEDAAGANERTKASYRRDNFIPVAQLNQWEFLSGDTELLPGITAVVTAGHTRLHQSVKVESEGRVAFFLGDLIPTVSHLPLPYIMGYDLYPIQTLDTKRWVLDRAFAEQWLLIFEHDPLVQAGHVRKDAEGKYFLEEVKLWQ, encoded by the coding sequence GTGAAGCTCGGGGCGTTTGAAATCTATCCCGTGACGGATGGCCGGTTTCGGCTGGACGGTGGGGCCATGTTCGGGGTGGTGCCGAAGGTCCTATGGGAACGATGCTGTCCGGCGGATGAGTTGAACCGCATTCCGCTCAGCCTGACCTGCTTGCTGATCCGGGCGCATGGCAAAAACATTCTGGTGGATACGGGACTTGGCGACAAGGACGATGTGAAGTTCCGGAACATGTTTGCCGTCGAGCGGACACCGACGTTGCAGGAGTCTCTCACGGGGCATGGCCTGGGTCGTGACGATATTCATCTGGTGATCAACACGCACCTGCACTTCGACCATGCCGGAGGAAATACGGCCGGAAACGGGAGCGGGAGCCTGCGGTCGGCCTTTCCCAACGCGACCTACTATGTGCAACGGGGAGAATACGAAGACGCAGCCGGCGCCAATGAGCGGACGAAGGCCAGTTACCGCCGCGACAATTTCATCCCGGTGGCGCAGCTGAATCAGTGGGAGTTTCTGAGCGGCGATACGGAGTTGCTCCCCGGTATTACCGCAGTCGTCACGGCAGGGCATACGCGCCTTCACCAGAGCGTCAAGGTAGAATCGGAAGGGCGGGTCGCCTTCTTCCTCGGCGACCTCATCCCCACCGTCTCGCACCTGCCCCTGCCCTACATCATGGGATACGACCTCTACCCGATCCAAACACTCGACACCAAGCGGTGGGTGCTGGATCGCGCCTTCGCCGAACAGTGGTTGTTGATCTTCGAGCACGATCCGCTGGTGCAGGCCGGTCATGTCAGGAAGGATGCGGAAGGAAAGTATTTCCTGGAAGAGGTGAAATTATGGCAGTAG
- a CDS encoding Methylmalonyl-CoA mutase: protein MNERKSRFTSLSGLNIERVYTSDHLKGWTVEQDLGEPGSFPYTRGVYPTMYRSRLWTMRQFAGFGSADDTNKRFKYLLDQGQTGLSVAFDLPTLMGLDSDDPRARGEVGYCGVAISSLADMERLFDGIPLDQVTTSMTINGPAAVIFAMYLAVAEKRGIAFDRLDGTIQNDILKEYIAQKEWLFPPEPHIKLIVDTIAHCAAHVPKWHPISISGYHIREAGSTAVQELAFTLYDGLTYVDAAVKAGLDVDSFAPQLSFFFNVHNDFFEEIAKFRAARRLWAREMERRYHPKNPRSLQLRCHAQTAGCSLTAQQPMNNVVRTTLQALAAVLGGTQSLHTNSMDETLALPTEEAVKLALRTQQVIAAESETVNTVDPLGGSYFVETLTNRLEEGARDYFRRLDGMGGMVRAIESGFPQREILDASQRYQREIEQKERSIVGVTEHVEQGERSIPILKIGPEVEQEQVARLSDLRKSRDPFKMAGALEELQEEAACSQNVMPYLIEAVKAKATLGEICAALKEVYGTYREPVVL from the coding sequence ATGAACGAACGGAAATCTCGCTTCACCTCCCTCTCGGGCCTGAACATCGAACGGGTCTATACCAGCGACCATTTGAAGGGTTGGACCGTCGAGCAAGATCTCGGCGAACCCGGCTCCTTCCCCTATACGCGCGGGGTCTATCCGACCATGTATCGGAGCAGGCTCTGGACCATGCGGCAGTTCGCCGGATTCGGCTCCGCGGACGATACCAACAAACGGTTCAAGTATTTATTGGACCAGGGCCAGACCGGACTCAGTGTCGCCTTCGACCTGCCGACACTCATGGGGCTCGACTCGGATGATCCGAGGGCCAGGGGAGAAGTGGGGTACTGCGGCGTGGCGATCTCATCCCTCGCCGACATGGAACGGCTGTTCGACGGTATCCCGCTCGACCAGGTCACCACATCGATGACGATCAACGGGCCGGCAGCGGTGATCTTCGCCATGTACCTGGCGGTGGCGGAGAAGCGGGGCATCGCGTTCGACCGGCTCGACGGGACGATTCAGAACGATATCCTGAAGGAATATATCGCGCAGAAGGAGTGGCTGTTCCCGCCGGAACCGCATATCAAGTTGATCGTCGATACGATCGCTCATTGTGCCGCCCATGTCCCGAAGTGGCATCCGATCAGCATCAGCGGCTATCACATCAGAGAGGCGGGCTCGACGGCGGTCCAGGAACTCGCGTTCACCCTCTACGACGGATTGACCTACGTAGACGCGGCGGTGAAGGCCGGGCTCGATGTGGATTCGTTCGCACCGCAACTGTCTTTCTTCTTCAACGTGCACAATGATTTCTTCGAGGAGATCGCCAAATTCCGCGCAGCCAGGCGGCTCTGGGCCCGTGAAATGGAACGGCGATACCATCCCAAGAATCCCCGCTCCCTCCAGCTCCGCTGCCATGCCCAGACCGCCGGCTGTTCCCTCACCGCTCAGCAGCCGATGAACAATGTCGTGCGCACCACGCTCCAGGCGCTGGCCGCGGTGCTCGGCGGAACTCAATCGCTCCACACCAACTCGATGGATGAAACCTTGGCCTTGCCCACCGAGGAAGCGGTGAAGCTCGCCCTCAGGACGCAACAGGTCATTGCCGCCGAGAGCGAAACGGTCAACACCGTCGATCCGTTGGGCGGGTCCTACTTCGTCGAAACCTTGACCAACCGATTGGAGGAAGGGGCGAGGGACTATTTCCGCAGGCTGGACGGGATGGGCGGAATGGTGCGGGCGATCGAGAGCGGGTTTCCGCAACGGGAGATCCTCGATGCATCGCAACGGTATCAGCGTGAAATCGAACAGAAGGAACGGAGCATTGTCGGCGTGACGGAGCATGTGGAGCAGGGGGAACGTTCCATCCCGATCTTGAAGATCGGGCCGGAAGTGGAACAGGAACAGGTTGCGCGACTGTCCGACCTGAGAAAATCACGGGACCCATTCAAGATGGCCGGCGCACTGGAGGAACTGCAGGAGGAGGCTGCCTGCAGCCAGAACGTCATGCCCTATTTGATCGAGGCGGTGAAGGCCAAGGCGACGTTGGGGGAGATTTGCGCGGCGTTGAAAGAAGTCTATGGGACCTATCGCGAACCGGTGGTGTTGTAA